From Hippocampus zosterae strain Florida unplaced genomic scaffold, ASM2543408v3 HiC_scaffold_213, whole genome shotgun sequence, one genomic window encodes:
- the LOC127594565 gene encoding uncharacterized protein LOC127594565, whose protein sequence is MMLKNMVHRKLQNEKYDERKEFPTLESIATTEVGRHFEKFATLEGLDERLHAGIRKKIIENAIELTIKEGADIHSVNTTARSIHLEEYWKKACEYRWSKEHRAKTLAIENNGLSWKVAYLERHVTELIEKIANFEEFYQKKEVIHTLHIVSSWIFSLDLAVVPQNFDLRIVFENLPLLREVTLKYSEGPMTEKRRDSVGMKLAEAANLGESVKNSYSLVQLNVSGNEIDDDLFKFIMAGVACNISLLELNLSHNRVGDHGAKRLAKFLIRNEILVVLNLTNNCIGYDGSRYLSQALKINKTLEELHLKLNKFDDKAGSKFFKDLSLNTGLLMVDLSANSLGHLSARKIAELIQTGTGLRQILLGSNDFSHDSLVIIKGSIPEPRGCEHFEASKFSEIRL, encoded by the coding sequence ATGATGCTCAAGAACATGGTGCACCGCAAGTTGCAGAACGAGAAGTACGACGAGCGCAAGGAGTTCCCCACCCTCGAGAGCATCGCCACCACCGAGGTGGGCCGCCACTTCGAGAAGTTCGCCACGCTCGAGGGGCTCGACGAGCGGCTGCACGCGGGCATCCGCAAGAAGATCATCGAGAACGCCATCGAGCTGACCATCAAGGAGGGGGCGGACATCCACTCGGTGAACACCACCGCCCGCAGCATCCACCTGGAGGAGTACTGGAAGAAGGCCTGCGAGTACCGCTGGAGCAAGGAGCACCGCGCCAAGACCCTGGCCATCGAGAATAACGGCCTCTCTTGGAAGGTGGCCTACCTCGAGCGGCACGTCACCGAGCTCATCGAGAAGATCGCCAACTTCGAGGAGTTCTACCAGAAGAAGGAGGTGATCCACACTCTGCACATCGTCTCCTCCTGGATCTTTTCGCTGGACCTGGCCGTTGTACCCCAGAACTTCGACCTCCGCATCGTGTTCGAGAACCTGCCCCTCCTGCGGGAGGTCACCCTCAAGTACTCGGAGGGGCCCATGACCGAGAAGCGCCGGGACAGCGTGGGCATGAAGCTGGCGGAGGCGGCCAACCTGGGCGAGTCGGTCAAGAACTCGTACAGCCTGGTGCAGCTGAACGTGTCGGGCAACGAGATTGACGACGACCTGTTCAAGTTCATAATGGCGGGAGTGGCCTGCAACATCTCGCTGCTGGAGCTGAACCTGTCGCACAACCGGGTGGGGGACCACGGTGCCAAGCGGCTGGCCAAGTTCCTGATCCGGAACGAGATCCTGGTGGTGCTGAACCTGACCAACAACTGCATCGGCTACGACGGCTCGCGCTACCTCTCCCAGGCCCTCAAGATCAACAAGACCCTCGAGGAGCTGCACCTGAAGCTCAACAAGTTCGACGACAAAGCGGGCTCGAAGTTCTTCAAGGACCTGTCCCTCAACACGGGGCTGCTGATGGTCGACCTGTCGGCCAACTCGCTGGGGCACCTCTCGGCCCGCAAGATCGCGGAGCTGATCCAGACGGGGACGGGGCTGCGGCAGATCCTGCTGGGGAGCAACGACTTCAGCCACGACTCGCTGGTGATCATCAAGGGGTCGATCCCCGAGCCCCGGGGCTGCGAGCACTTCGAGGCCAGCAAGTTCAGCGAGATCAGACTCTGA